Proteins from one Carassius gibelio isolate Cgi1373 ecotype wild population from Czech Republic chromosome A25, carGib1.2-hapl.c, whole genome shotgun sequence genomic window:
- the LOC127947468 gene encoding protein phosphatase 1 regulatory subunit 3A-like encodes MESMGALCSPNGASSNILSLPASCPWDEDEESLGLEGIRPKSSPIPRRRSSVSSDDSLFPPSSSRRVSFADAFGLSLISVKQFDTWEVTDQSGSLESDLNEDKEYYMVPLFTLPQTAEELDLRVHKQKLELESLELLSGTTTLRGTIRVLNICFDKTVCVRTSLDSWKSHFDLLAEYVPGSSNGGTDCFSFKLTLVPPFGEKGTRVDFCLRYETSLGTFWANNNENNYSLFCWEKSKEKSQNESENRKKSCLKTTSPDVSALTVADTNNEEFPVIHLNSESLNETSKNLEKESKELVEEISRNNSQRNRRKAARLEKVK; translated from the exons ATGGAGTCTATGGGAGCACTGTGCAGTCCCAATGGGGCCAGCTCCAACATACTGAGCTTGCCAGCATCCTGCCCCTGGGATGAGGACGAGGAGTCACTGGGTCTGGAAGGAATCAGGCCTAAATCTTCACCCATACCGAGACGGCGGAGTTCAGTGTCCTCCGATGACTCCTTGTTTCCCCCTTCTAGCAGCAGAAGAGTGTCCTTTGCTGATGCCTTCGGTTTGAGTCTCATCTCAGTGAAACAGTTTGATACTTGGGAAGTAACTGACCAATCAGGCTCTCTAGAGAGTGACTTGAATGAAGATAAGGAGTATTACATGGTTCCTCTCTTCACTCTTCCACAGACCGCTGAGGAGTTAGACTTGCGGGTTCACAAGCAGAAGCTAGAACTGGAGAGTTTGGAGTTGCTTTCTGGGACTACAACCCTTAGAGGAACCATTCGCGTGCTGAATATTTGTTTTGATAAGACGGTCTGTGTACGTACCTCTTTAGATTCATGGAAAAGTCATTTTGATCTGTTGGCAGAGTACGTACCTGGGTCAAGCAATGGTGGGACGGATTGTTTCTCCTTCAAACTCACACTAGTACCCCCATTTGGAGAAAAGGGCACTAGGGTCGACTTCTGTTTGCGTTATGAAACATCTTTAGGCACTTTTTGGGcaaataacaatgaaaataacTACTCTCTGTTTTGTTGGGAGAAATCAAAGGAGAAATcccaaaatgaaagtgaaaacagaaaaaaaagctgTCTGAAAACAACCAG ccCAGATGTCTCTGCTTTGACTGTTGCAGACACAAATAATGAAGAATTTCCGG TTATACATCTAAACTCTGAATCTCTAAATGAAACCTCTAAGAATCTTGAAAAGGAAAGCAAGGAATTAGTG GAGGAAATAAGCAGAAACAACAGCCAAAGAAACAGAAGAAAGGCTGCACGATTGGAAAAGGTTAAGTAG
- the LOC127947467 gene encoding S-adenosylhomocysteine hydrolase-like protein 1 isoform X3, producing MKKVYSLVSLTKNRESKDAVLSLNVKQIQYPEQMREFDSHLTKTGRRSLSHSISHSSTDSNSSGGSDAENLEDEVCPRDMQQMNSKGNRDFCIKNIQLADFGRREIELAEDEMTALMALRKAAQGEKPLTAAKIVGCTHVTAQTAVLFETLKVLGAQCRWAACNIYSTQDEVAAALAEQDFPVFAWKGESEDDFWWCIDRCVNVEDWEPNMILDDGGDMTHWIYKKYPHLFKKVKGIVEESITGIHRLHHLSKAGKLCVPAINVNDSVTKQKFDNLYCCRESILDSLKKTADIMFGGKQVAVCGYGEVGKGCSAALKAMGSVVYVTETDPICALQACMDGFRLVKLGDVVRQVDMVITCTGNKNVVVREHMDLMKNGCVVCNMGRSNTEIDVNSLRTPELVWLHVRAQVDHVVWPDGKRIVLLAEGRVLNLSSSTVPIYVLSITATTQALALIELFNAPEGRYKKDVYLLPKKLDEYVASLHLQTFDARLTELTDEQAKYMGLSKNGPFKPSYYRY from the exons ATGAAGAAAGTCTACAGCCTGGTTAGTCTCACTAAAAACAGGGAATCAAAAGATGCTGTGTTATCTCTTAACGTCAAG CAAATCCAGTATCCTGAGCAGATGCGAGAATTCGACAGTCATTTAACAAAGACGGGACGCCGCTCCCTGTCCCACTCTATTTCTCATTCCTCCACGGACAGTAACAGCTCAG GGGGTTCAGATGCAGAAAATCTAGAAGATGAAGTCTGTCCTCGAGACATGCAACAGATGAACTCTAAAGGGAACAGGGACTTCTGCATCAAAAACATCCAACTGGCAGACTTTGGTCGTCGAGAGATAGAACTTGCCGAGGATG AGATGACTGCACTGATGGCCTTGAGAAAAGCTGCCCAGGGGGAAAAACCATTGACAGCAGCAAAAATAGTGGGATGCACCCACGTCACGGCCCAGACAGCT GTGCTGTTTGAGACTCTAAAGGTGTTGGGGGCTCAGTGTAGGTGGGCAGCCTGCAATATTTACTCCACTCAGGATGAAGTGGCAGCTGCTTTAGCAGagcaag ATTTTCCAGTGTTTGCATGGAAGGGAGAATCTGAGGATGACTTCTGGTGGTGTATTGATCGCTGTGTAAATGTGGAGGACTGGGAGCCGAACATG ATCCTTGATGATGGAGGAGATATGACACATTGGATATACAAGAAATATCCTCACCTCTTCAAGAAAGTCAAGGGTATTGTTGAAGAAAGTATCACAGGCATTCACAG GCTTCATCACCTCTCTAAAGCTGGAAAACTATGCGTCCCAGCCATAAATGTGAATGACTCGGTCACTAAACAAAAATTTGACAACCTCTACTGTTGCAGGGAGTCCATCCTGGATAG TCTTAAAAAGACAGCTGATATCATGTTTGGGGGAAAGCAGGTGGCTGTATGTGGATACGGAGAG GTTGGAAAAGGTTGTTCTGCAGCTCTGAAAGCGATGGGGTCTGTGGTGTATGTTACCGAAACTGACCCCATCTGTGCTCTACAAGCATG CATGGATGGCTTTCGACTGGTCAAACTAGGTGATGTTGTAAGACAAGTGGACATGGTCATCACCTGCACAG GTAACAAAAACGTTGTTGTGAGGGAACACATGGACCTAATGAAGAATGGCTGCGTTGTCTGCAATATGGGACGCTCCAATACAGAAATCGATGTT AACAGTCTGCGAACCCCAGAGTTAGTATGGCTACATGTGAGAGCGCAAGTAGATCACGTTGTTTGGCCTGATGGCAAGAGAATAGTACTCCTTGCAGAG GGCCGTGTTCTTAATCTAAGCTCCTCCACTGTACCCATATACGTGCTTTCCATCACAGCCACCACACAG GCTTTGGCATTGATTGAGCTATTCAATGCTCCTGAGGGCCGTTACAAGAAAGATGTGTATCTTCTTCCCAAGAAACTGG ATGAGTATGTTGCAAGCCTGCATCTTCAGACTTTTGATGCACGCCTGACTGAGCTTACCGATGAACAAGCCAAATACATGGGCTTGAGTAAAAATGGGCCCTTCAAACCCAGTTACTACAG GTATTAA
- the LOC127947467 gene encoding S-adenosylhomocysteine hydrolase-like protein 1 isoform X2, with protein sequence MEMDSSLDSKPEIRSATPPMEDNDSMKESSHNGEAATSSSLERDGDSSQLPTISSKLLRMLEAATTRQSALVKMQNSEEVFEENDGAVSEAPRTKRQIQYPEQMREFDSHLTKTGRRSLSHSISHSSTDSNSSGGSDAENLEDEVCPRDMQQMNSKGNRDFCIKNIQLADFGRREIELAEDEMTALMALRKAAQGEKPLTAAKIVGCTHVTAQTAVLFETLKVLGAQCRWAACNIYSTQDEVAAALAEQDFPVFAWKGESEDDFWWCIDRCVNVEDWEPNMILDDGGDMTHWIYKKYPHLFKKVKGIVEESITGIHRLHHLSKAGKLCVPAINVNDSVTKQKFDNLYCCRESILDSLKKTADIMFGGKQVAVCGYGEVGKGCSAALKAMGSVVYVTETDPICALQACMDGFRLVKLGDVVRQVDMVITCTGNKNVVVREHMDLMKNGCVVCNMGRSNTEIDVALALIELFNAPEGRYKKDVYLLPKKLDEYVASLHLQTFDARLTELTDEQAKYMGLSKNGPFKPSYYRY encoded by the exons ATGGAAATGGACAGCAGTCTCGACAGCAAGCCAGAGATTCGGTCCGCAACTCCACCAATGGAAGACAACGATAGCATGAAAGAGAGTAGCCATAATGGTGAAGCTGCAACTTCATCTTCTCTGGAAAGAGATGGAGATTCCTCACAACTGCCAACAATTAGCTCCAAGTTATTGAGAATGCTAGAAGCAGCAACCACCCGGCAATCTGCACTCGTAAAAATGCAGAACAGCGAGGAAGTGTTCGAGGAAAATGATGGAGCCGTCAGTGAAGCTCCAAGAACAAAAAGA CAAATCCAGTATCCTGAGCAGATGCGAGAATTCGACAGTCATTTAACAAAGACGGGACGCCGCTCCCTGTCCCACTCTATTTCTCATTCCTCCACGGACAGTAACAGCTCAG GGGGTTCAGATGCAGAAAATCTAGAAGATGAAGTCTGTCCTCGAGACATGCAACAGATGAACTCTAAAGGGAACAGGGACTTCTGCATCAAAAACATCCAACTGGCAGACTTTGGTCGTCGAGAGATAGAACTTGCCGAGGATG AGATGACTGCACTGATGGCCTTGAGAAAAGCTGCCCAGGGGGAAAAACCATTGACAGCAGCAAAAATAGTGGGATGCACCCACGTCACGGCCCAGACAGCT GTGCTGTTTGAGACTCTAAAGGTGTTGGGGGCTCAGTGTAGGTGGGCAGCCTGCAATATTTACTCCACTCAGGATGAAGTGGCAGCTGCTTTAGCAGagcaag ATTTTCCAGTGTTTGCATGGAAGGGAGAATCTGAGGATGACTTCTGGTGGTGTATTGATCGCTGTGTAAATGTGGAGGACTGGGAGCCGAACATG ATCCTTGATGATGGAGGAGATATGACACATTGGATATACAAGAAATATCCTCACCTCTTCAAGAAAGTCAAGGGTATTGTTGAAGAAAGTATCACAGGCATTCACAG GCTTCATCACCTCTCTAAAGCTGGAAAACTATGCGTCCCAGCCATAAATGTGAATGACTCGGTCACTAAACAAAAATTTGACAACCTCTACTGTTGCAGGGAGTCCATCCTGGATAG TCTTAAAAAGACAGCTGATATCATGTTTGGGGGAAAGCAGGTGGCTGTATGTGGATACGGAGAG GTTGGAAAAGGTTGTTCTGCAGCTCTGAAAGCGATGGGGTCTGTGGTGTATGTTACCGAAACTGACCCCATCTGTGCTCTACAAGCATG CATGGATGGCTTTCGACTGGTCAAACTAGGTGATGTTGTAAGACAAGTGGACATGGTCATCACCTGCACAG GTAACAAAAACGTTGTTGTGAGGGAACACATGGACCTAATGAAGAATGGCTGCGTTGTCTGCAATATGGGACGCTCCAATACAGAAATCGATGTT GCTTTGGCATTGATTGAGCTATTCAATGCTCCTGAGGGCCGTTACAAGAAAGATGTGTATCTTCTTCCCAAGAAACTGG ATGAGTATGTTGCAAGCCTGCATCTTCAGACTTTTGATGCACGCCTGACTGAGCTTACCGATGAACAAGCCAAATACATGGGCTTGAGTAAAAATGGGCCCTTCAAACCCAGTTACTACAG GTATTAA
- the LOC127947467 gene encoding putative adenosylhomocysteinase 3 isoform X4: MKKVYSLQIQYPEQMREFDSHLTKTGRRSLSHSISHSSTDSNSSGGSDAENLEDEVCPRDMQQMNSKGNRDFCIKNIQLADFGRREIELAEDEMTALMALRKAAQGEKPLTAAKIVGCTHVTAQTAVLFETLKVLGAQCRWAACNIYSTQDEVAAALAEQDFPVFAWKGESEDDFWWCIDRCVNVEDWEPNMILDDGGDMTHWIYKKYPHLFKKVKGIVEESITGIHRLHHLSKAGKLCVPAINVNDSVTKQKFDNLYCCRESILDSLKKTADIMFGGKQVAVCGYGEVGKGCSAALKAMGSVVYVTETDPICALQACMDGFRLVKLGDVVRQVDMVITCTGNKNVVVREHMDLMKNGCVVCNMGRSNTEIDVNSLRTPELVWLHVRAQVDHVVWPDGKRIVLLAEGRVLNLSSSTVPIYVLSITATTQALALIELFNAPEGRYKKDVYLLPKKLDEYVASLHLQTFDARLTELTDEQAKYMGLSKNGPFKPSYYRY; this comes from the exons ATGAAGAAAGTCTACAGCCTG CAAATCCAGTATCCTGAGCAGATGCGAGAATTCGACAGTCATTTAACAAAGACGGGACGCCGCTCCCTGTCCCACTCTATTTCTCATTCCTCCACGGACAGTAACAGCTCAG GGGGTTCAGATGCAGAAAATCTAGAAGATGAAGTCTGTCCTCGAGACATGCAACAGATGAACTCTAAAGGGAACAGGGACTTCTGCATCAAAAACATCCAACTGGCAGACTTTGGTCGTCGAGAGATAGAACTTGCCGAGGATG AGATGACTGCACTGATGGCCTTGAGAAAAGCTGCCCAGGGGGAAAAACCATTGACAGCAGCAAAAATAGTGGGATGCACCCACGTCACGGCCCAGACAGCT GTGCTGTTTGAGACTCTAAAGGTGTTGGGGGCTCAGTGTAGGTGGGCAGCCTGCAATATTTACTCCACTCAGGATGAAGTGGCAGCTGCTTTAGCAGagcaag ATTTTCCAGTGTTTGCATGGAAGGGAGAATCTGAGGATGACTTCTGGTGGTGTATTGATCGCTGTGTAAATGTGGAGGACTGGGAGCCGAACATG ATCCTTGATGATGGAGGAGATATGACACATTGGATATACAAGAAATATCCTCACCTCTTCAAGAAAGTCAAGGGTATTGTTGAAGAAAGTATCACAGGCATTCACAG GCTTCATCACCTCTCTAAAGCTGGAAAACTATGCGTCCCAGCCATAAATGTGAATGACTCGGTCACTAAACAAAAATTTGACAACCTCTACTGTTGCAGGGAGTCCATCCTGGATAG TCTTAAAAAGACAGCTGATATCATGTTTGGGGGAAAGCAGGTGGCTGTATGTGGATACGGAGAG GTTGGAAAAGGTTGTTCTGCAGCTCTGAAAGCGATGGGGTCTGTGGTGTATGTTACCGAAACTGACCCCATCTGTGCTCTACAAGCATG CATGGATGGCTTTCGACTGGTCAAACTAGGTGATGTTGTAAGACAAGTGGACATGGTCATCACCTGCACAG GTAACAAAAACGTTGTTGTGAGGGAACACATGGACCTAATGAAGAATGGCTGCGTTGTCTGCAATATGGGACGCTCCAATACAGAAATCGATGTT AACAGTCTGCGAACCCCAGAGTTAGTATGGCTACATGTGAGAGCGCAAGTAGATCACGTTGTTTGGCCTGATGGCAAGAGAATAGTACTCCTTGCAGAG GGCCGTGTTCTTAATCTAAGCTCCTCCACTGTACCCATATACGTGCTTTCCATCACAGCCACCACACAG GCTTTGGCATTGATTGAGCTATTCAATGCTCCTGAGGGCCGTTACAAGAAAGATGTGTATCTTCTTCCCAAGAAACTGG ATGAGTATGTTGCAAGCCTGCATCTTCAGACTTTTGATGCACGCCTGACTGAGCTTACCGATGAACAAGCCAAATACATGGGCTTGAGTAAAAATGGGCCCTTCAAACCCAGTTACTACAG GTATTAA
- the LOC127947467 gene encoding S-adenosylhomocysteine hydrolase-like protein 1 isoform X1 → MEMDSSLDSKPEIRSATPPMEDNDSMKESSHNGEAATSSSLERDGDSSQLPTISSKLLRMLEAATTRQSALVKMQNSEEVFEENDGAVSEAPRTKRQIQYPEQMREFDSHLTKTGRRSLSHSISHSSTDSNSSGGSDAENLEDEVCPRDMQQMNSKGNRDFCIKNIQLADFGRREIELAEDEMTALMALRKAAQGEKPLTAAKIVGCTHVTAQTAVLFETLKVLGAQCRWAACNIYSTQDEVAAALAEQDFPVFAWKGESEDDFWWCIDRCVNVEDWEPNMILDDGGDMTHWIYKKYPHLFKKVKGIVEESITGIHRLHHLSKAGKLCVPAINVNDSVTKQKFDNLYCCRESILDSLKKTADIMFGGKQVAVCGYGEVGKGCSAALKAMGSVVYVTETDPICALQACMDGFRLVKLGDVVRQVDMVITCTGNKNVVVREHMDLMKNGCVVCNMGRSNTEIDVNSLRTPELVWLHVRAQVDHVVWPDGKRIVLLAEGRVLNLSSSTVPIYVLSITATTQALALIELFNAPEGRYKKDVYLLPKKLDEYVASLHLQTFDARLTELTDEQAKYMGLSKNGPFKPSYYRY, encoded by the exons ATGGAAATGGACAGCAGTCTCGACAGCAAGCCAGAGATTCGGTCCGCAACTCCACCAATGGAAGACAACGATAGCATGAAAGAGAGTAGCCATAATGGTGAAGCTGCAACTTCATCTTCTCTGGAAAGAGATGGAGATTCCTCACAACTGCCAACAATTAGCTCCAAGTTATTGAGAATGCTAGAAGCAGCAACCACCCGGCAATCTGCACTCGTAAAAATGCAGAACAGCGAGGAAGTGTTCGAGGAAAATGATGGAGCCGTCAGTGAAGCTCCAAGAACAAAAAGA CAAATCCAGTATCCTGAGCAGATGCGAGAATTCGACAGTCATTTAACAAAGACGGGACGCCGCTCCCTGTCCCACTCTATTTCTCATTCCTCCACGGACAGTAACAGCTCAG GGGGTTCAGATGCAGAAAATCTAGAAGATGAAGTCTGTCCTCGAGACATGCAACAGATGAACTCTAAAGGGAACAGGGACTTCTGCATCAAAAACATCCAACTGGCAGACTTTGGTCGTCGAGAGATAGAACTTGCCGAGGATG AGATGACTGCACTGATGGCCTTGAGAAAAGCTGCCCAGGGGGAAAAACCATTGACAGCAGCAAAAATAGTGGGATGCACCCACGTCACGGCCCAGACAGCT GTGCTGTTTGAGACTCTAAAGGTGTTGGGGGCTCAGTGTAGGTGGGCAGCCTGCAATATTTACTCCACTCAGGATGAAGTGGCAGCTGCTTTAGCAGagcaag ATTTTCCAGTGTTTGCATGGAAGGGAGAATCTGAGGATGACTTCTGGTGGTGTATTGATCGCTGTGTAAATGTGGAGGACTGGGAGCCGAACATG ATCCTTGATGATGGAGGAGATATGACACATTGGATATACAAGAAATATCCTCACCTCTTCAAGAAAGTCAAGGGTATTGTTGAAGAAAGTATCACAGGCATTCACAG GCTTCATCACCTCTCTAAAGCTGGAAAACTATGCGTCCCAGCCATAAATGTGAATGACTCGGTCACTAAACAAAAATTTGACAACCTCTACTGTTGCAGGGAGTCCATCCTGGATAG TCTTAAAAAGACAGCTGATATCATGTTTGGGGGAAAGCAGGTGGCTGTATGTGGATACGGAGAG GTTGGAAAAGGTTGTTCTGCAGCTCTGAAAGCGATGGGGTCTGTGGTGTATGTTACCGAAACTGACCCCATCTGTGCTCTACAAGCATG CATGGATGGCTTTCGACTGGTCAAACTAGGTGATGTTGTAAGACAAGTGGACATGGTCATCACCTGCACAG GTAACAAAAACGTTGTTGTGAGGGAACACATGGACCTAATGAAGAATGGCTGCGTTGTCTGCAATATGGGACGCTCCAATACAGAAATCGATGTT AACAGTCTGCGAACCCCAGAGTTAGTATGGCTACATGTGAGAGCGCAAGTAGATCACGTTGTTTGGCCTGATGGCAAGAGAATAGTACTCCTTGCAGAG GGCCGTGTTCTTAATCTAAGCTCCTCCACTGTACCCATATACGTGCTTTCCATCACAGCCACCACACAG GCTTTGGCATTGATTGAGCTATTCAATGCTCCTGAGGGCCGTTACAAGAAAGATGTGTATCTTCTTCCCAAGAAACTGG ATGAGTATGTTGCAAGCCTGCATCTTCAGACTTTTGATGCACGCCTGACTGAGCTTACCGATGAACAAGCCAAATACATGGGCTTGAGTAAAAATGGGCCCTTCAAACCCAGTTACTACAG GTATTAA